In Metarhizium brunneum chromosome 3, complete sequence, a genomic segment contains:
- the pda-1 gene encoding Porphobilinogen deaminase, with the protein MAPSTITVGTRKSPLAMAQAELVVASLQSIFPSSSFPIHGMTTTGDRDQNTALYNFGGKGLWTTQLEEKLVARELDIVVHSLKDMPTTLPSDCTLGAVTKREDPRDVLVLKKALRDANGYKTLADLPDGSVIGTSSIRRIAQLARRYPALRFKDVRGNIQTRLKKLDEDPELSAIVLAAAGLLRMDLGEHISQYLDVDNGGILHAVGQGALGVECRAGDEHVLRALKEIEHKDTLLACLAERSLMRELEGGCSVPIGVETKWVDGKLRLRATVVSVTGKEGVDADVLETVTSEEEAEELGKMVARDLVSRGADKILDAINKARPEEK; encoded by the coding sequence ATGGCGCCATCGACAATCACCGTCGGCACGCGCAAGTCGCccctcgccatggcccaagccgagctcgtcgtcgcctcgCTCCAGTCCATCTTCCCCTCGTCGTCATTCCCCATCCACGGCATGACCACCACCGGCGACCGCGACCAGAACACGGCCCTCTACAActttggcggcaagggcctCTGGACCACCCAgctcgaggagaagctcGTCGCCCGCGAGCTCGACATTGTCGTCCACTCCCTCAAGGACATGCCCACCACCCTGCCGTCCGACTGCACCCTCGGCGCTGTTACCAAGCGAGAAGACCCGCGCGACGTCCTCGTCCTGAAAAAGGCCCTGCGCGACGCAAACGGTTACAAGACCCTCGCCGACCTGCCCGACGGCAGCGTCatcggcaccagcagcatccGCCGCATCGCCCAGCTGGCGCGGCGCTACCCGGCCCTCCGGTTCAAGGACGTGCGCGGCAACATCCAGACGAggctgaagaagctcgacGAGGACCCGGAGCTGAGCGCCATcgtgctggccgccgccgggcTCCTGCGGATGGACCTCGGCGAGCACATCTCGCAGTACTTGGACGTGGACAATGGCGGCATCCTGCATGCCGTCGGACAGGGTGCGCTGGGCGTCGAGTGCCGCGCGGGCGACGAGCACGTGCTGCGGGCCCTGAAAGAGATTGAGCACAAGGACACGCTGCTGGCGTGCCTGGCCGAGAGGAGTCTGATGAGGGAGCTCGAGGGCGGGTGCAGCGTGCCGATTGGCGTCGAGACCAAGTGggtggatggcaagctgaGGCTCAGGGCGACGGTTGTTTCCGTCACGGGCAAGGAGGGCGTCGACGCTGACGTCCTAGAGACCGTCACgtcggaggaggaggccgaggagctgggcaAGATGGTGGCCAGGGACCTGGTGAGCAGGGGGGCCGACAAGATTCTCGATGCCATCAACAAGGCTCGCCCCGAAGAAAAGTGA
- the NNT gene encoding NAD(P) transhydrogenase — MASNAFRPLSSELCYSSLTVARFAPRCLRLKGVDVRPLSCARRQWHNTPGQAKQRALVPSVTRKSLALVRHASVVTTTAPQVGAQQHSTAVIPPTTPYGQLTVGVPRETYPGERRVALTPANVALLLKKGFKKVIVERGAGSQAEFLDEAYEEAGATVVDGPQAVWSASDVILKVRSPSTDEVDSIQEKQTVISLLQPAQNQDLVRKIADRKATIFAMDMIPRISRAQVFDALSSMANIAGYKAVLEASNVFGRFLTGQVTAAGKIPPCKVLIIGAGVAGLSAIATARRMGAIVRGFDTRPAAREQVQSLGAEFIEVDIQEDGSGAGGYAKEMSKEFIDAEMKLFKDQAKEVDIIITTALIPGKPAPKLIKTDMLDVMKPGSVVVDLAAEAGGNCEATKKGELAMYKDVKIIGYTDLPSRLPTQSSTLYSNNITKFLLSMAPKDKEFGIDLSDEVVRGSIVTQNGEILPPAPRPAPPPAAVKPTAEPVVEVVELTPWQKKTREVATVTAGMGSVLALGKFTGPLFMSNAFTFGLASLIGYRVVWGVAPALHSPLMSVTNAISGMVGVGGLFILGGGYVPETIPQVFGALSVLLAFVNVGGGFVITKRMLDMFKRPTDPPEYPWLYAVPAALFGGGFIAAASTGAAGLVQAGYLISSVLCIGSISGLASQATARMGNMLGILGVGSGVLASLLAVGFSPEVLTQFGALATVGALAGMLIGKRITPTDLPQTVAALHSVVGLAAVLTSIGSVMADVTDISTLHLVTAYLGVLIGGITFTGSLVAFMKLAGKMSSKPTILPGRHVINGGLLASNIATMGAFITMAPGSPLIAAGALAANTALSFVKGYTTTAAIGGADMPVVITVLNAYSGFALVAEGFMLDNPLLTSVGALIGVSGSILSYIMCVAMNRSLTNVLFGGLSTPTAVQEFKPQGEVTQTNVDELADALLNSESVILVVGYGMAVAKAQYAISSIVSHLRSKGITVRFAIHPVAGRMPGQCNVLLAEASVPYDIVLEMDEINDDFPDTDLTVVIGANDTVNPIAMEKGSAIEGMPVLHAWKSKQVVVMKRGMASGYADVPNPMFYMPNTKMLFGDARNTCEAIKTAIEAKM; from the exons ATGGCGTCGAACGCGTTCCGCCCGCTCTCGTCTGAGCTTTGCTATTCCTCTTTAACCGTTGCTCGCTTCGCGCCACGCTGCCTACGACTCAAAG GTGTAGATGTGCGTCCATTGTCCTGTGCTCGCCGCCAGTGGCACAATACCCCTGGACAAGCCAAGCAGCGGGCTCTGGTTCCGTCCGTGACTCGCAAGTCCCTGGCACTGGTTCGCCATGCTTCTGTCGTAACGACAACAGCTCCGCAAGTCGGAGCACAGCAGCATTCTACAGCTGTAATACCTCCGACGACACCGTATGGTCAACTTACTGTTGGTGTGCCCAGGGAGACCTACCCCGGTGAACGTCGAGTTGCCTTGACGCCGGCCAATGTCGCACTTTTGCTCAAGAAGGGCTTCAAAAAGGTCATCGTTGAGCGCGGTGCTGGCTCCCAGGCCGAATTCCTCGACGAGGCCTATGAAGAGGCCGGCGCTACCGTGGTTGACGGCCCACAGGCCGTGTGGTCCGCATCTGATGTTATTCTCAAGGTTCGCAGTCCGTCCACGGACGAGGTTGACTCTATTCAGGAGAAGCAGACTGTCATTTCCCTCCTCCAACCCGCCCAGAACCAGGATCTGGTTCGAAAGATTGCAGACCGCAAAGCAACCATATTTGCCATGGATATGATTCCCCGAATTTCTCGAGCGCAGGTTTTTGACGCCCTCAGTAGCATGGCAAATATTGCTGGTTACAAGGCTGTTTTGGAGGCATCTAATGTTTTTGGACGATTTTTGACCGGCCAGGTTACTGCTGCTGGCAAGATCCCCCCTTGCAAGGTCTTAATCATTGGTGCAGGTGTCGCTGGCCTGAGTGCGATTGCTACAGCTCGACGAATGGGTGCCATTGTTCGTGGATTTGATACCAGACCTGCTGCCAGGGAGCAGGTGCAGTCGCTTGGCGCCGAATTCATCGAGGTTGACATCCAGGAAGATGGCTCTGGAGCCGGTGGTTATGCCAAGGAAATGAGCAAGGAATTTATCGATGCTGAAATGAAGCTTTTCAAGGATCAGGCCAAAGAGGTTGATATTATTATTACCACTGCTCTTATCCCTGGCAAGCCTGCTCCGAAGCTTATTAAAACTGACATGCTGGATGTCATGAAACCTGGCAGCGTCGTGGTTGATCTCGCGGCCGAGGCTGGCGGTAACTGCGAAGCTACCAAAAAGGGCGAGTTGGCAATGTATAAAGACGTCAAAATTATTG GATACACTGATCTGCCTTCACGCCTGCCGACCCAGTCTTCGACCCTATACTCGAATAACATCACCAAGTTCCTGCTTTCAATGGCCCCCAAAGACAAGGAATTCGGAATTGACCTATCAGATGAAGTTGTGCGCGGCTCAATTGTTACCCAGAATGGTGAAATTCTGCCCCCTGCTCCCCGGCCTGCTCCGCCCCCAGCTGCTGTGAAACCTACCGCTGAGCCTGTGGTGGAGGTTGTCGAGCTCACTCcttggcagaagaagacgagagaGGTTGCAACTGTTACCGCTGGTATGGGAAGCGTGCTCGCCTTGGGAAAGTTTACTGGCCCGCTCTTCATGTCCAATGCTTTCACCTTTGGTTTGGCTAGTTTGATTGGTTATCGTGTTGTTTGGGGAGTTGCTCCCGCACTGCATTCTCCTCTCATGAGCGTTACAAATGCTATTTCCGGCAtggttggcgttggtggACTTTTCATCCTGGGAGGCGGTTATGTTCCTGAGACGATTCCTCAAGTATTTGGTGCCCTGAGCGTTTTGCTTGCCtttgtcaatgttggtggcGGATTCGTAATTACCAAACGAATGCTGGATATGTTTAAGC GGCCGACTGACCCCCCCGAGTACCCCTGGCTGTATGCTGTGCCTGCAGCTCTTTTTGGTGGAGGGTTTATTGCTGCTGCGTCTACTGGGGCTGCTGGACTTGTCCAAGCCGGATATCTCATCAGCTCCGTTCTTTGCATTGGATCAATCTCTGGTCTTGCTTCTCAGGCCACTGCCCGTATGGGCAACATGCTAGGCATTCTTGGTGTCGGGTCCGGTGTTTTGGCCAGCCTGCTCGCTGTTGGATTTTCGCCTGAAGTTCTGACTCAATTTGGAGCACTTGCCACGGTTGGTGCATTAGCTG GAATGCTAATAGGCAAGCGAATCACGCCCACCGACCTTCCACAGACAGTTGCTGCGCTACACTCCGTGGTTGGTTTGGCTGCTGTTTTGACTAGCATTGGTAGTGTCATGGCTGACGTTACCGATATTTCAACTCTGCATTTGGTTACTGCATATCTCGGTGTTCTTATCG GTGGCATTACCTTCACCGGCTCTCTCGTCGCGTTCATGAAACTAGCGGGCAAGATGTCATCTAAACCCACGATTCTTCCTGGCCGACATGTGATAAATGGGGGATTGCTCGCTAGTAATATAGCTACAATGGGCGccttcatcaccatggcGCCGGGAAGTCCCTTGATCGCTGCAGGTGCTCTTGCTGCGAACACGGCACTTAGTTTCGTCAAGGGTTACACTACGACTGCCGCAATTGGTGGCGCCGATATGC CCGTTGTCATCACCGTGCTAAATGCCTACAGCGGATTCGCCCTCGTAGCTGAGGGCTTCATGCTGGATAACCCACTCCTTACCAGTGTTGGAGCGCTGATCGGCGTATCCGGCTCTATCCTGTCGTACATTATGTGCGTGGCAATGAATAGGTCACTCACAAATGTCTTGTTTGGCGGGCTGTCAACACCAACAGCAGTGCAAGAATTCAAGCCCCAAGGAGAAGTCACGCAAACAAACGTGGATGAGCTGGCAGATGCACTGCTGAATTCGGAATCAGTGATTCTGGTTGTTGGCTACGGCATGGCTGTGGCAAAGGCCCAGTACGCAATTTCGTCAATTGTTTCGCATTTGCGATCCAAGGGCATCACTGTCCGGTTCGCTATTCATCCCGTGGCAGGCCGAATGCCGGGTCAGTGCAACGTTTTGCTTGCCGAAGCCAGTGTCCCGTATGACATTGTGCTGGAAATGGACGAAATCAACGACGACTTCCCCGACACTGACTTGACTGTTGTCATTGGTGCCAACGACACTGTGAACCCCATTGCTATGGAAAAGGGCAGTGCAATCGAGGGTATGCCTGTGCTGCATGCGTGGAAGAGCAAGCAAGTTGTAGTGATGAAGAGAGGCATGGCAAGTGGATATG CCGATGTTCCGAACCCTATGTTTTACATGCCCAACACAAAGATGTTGTTTGGTGATGCAAGGAACACTTGCGAAG CAATCAAGACAGCGATCGAAGCTAAGATGTAG
- a CDS encoding mitochondrial 54S ribosomal protein mL38: MSRCQAVARPLARQLRQSCAVRPFTTAAPRAAEVQEQAAAASREPSALDLDPTTVLPEFEAELIKAGKMPIGSRRRRMAMRTTQNIPFEQLPYQAFQEARKILAADREDKLAKIKAELDKISKLEAKDAADVKGGQKMKDVKLASLRREVERLKLLADANDPLVKKRFEDGLGDMNKPIYRALAEKKWRSYDYRLITQRIKQFNIVPDVLPKLEPTADVQLYFRQSKIAPGDIVNSQVSENAPRLRVQVFNKGERLVTVVVVDSDVPDIEGDSFTKRCHYLAANIPLSPTDTSLPLGKIVAEDQLAVPWMPAFSQKGAPYHRLGIYLLEQRAGDKVDVAALKELYAARGGFSLKSMRDKFGLAPFGFSLFRSVWDENTAAVMARHGISGADVELRPTRVHSLKPPVKPRGWEAKRQGPKYRHLWKYTKRIKGISNAKGWIKRR; encoded by the exons ATGTCGCGGTGTCAGGCTGTCGCGCGGCCGCTCGCAAGGCAATTACGGCAGTCATGCGCCGTTCGGCCATTCACAACGGCCGCTCCTCGGGCCGCTGAGGTCCAGGAGCAAGCTGCGGCTGCCTCCAGGGAACCCAGCGCCTTGGACCTCGATCCTACTACTGTCCTTCCCGAATTCGAAGCCGAGCTGATCAAGGCTGGCAAGATGCCAATTGGCtcgagaagacgacgaaTGGCCATGCGCACGACACAGAATATCCCGTTTGAGCAGCTACCCTACCAGGCGTTTCAGGAGGCCCGTAAGATTTTGGCGGCTGACCGTGAGgacaagctggccaagatcaAGGCGGAGCTGGACAAGATTTCAAAATTGGAGGCAAAGGATGCTGCCGATGTCAAGGGCGGGCAGAAGATGAAGGATGTAAAGTTGGCGAGTTTGAGGAGGGAGGTTGAGCGGTTGAAGCTTTTGGCGGATGCGAATGATCCTTTGGTCAAGAAGCGATTTGAGGACGGCTTGG GTGACATGAACAAGCCGATTTACCGTGCCCTTGCCGAGAAGAAATGGCGTTCGTACGATTACCGCCTCATCACCCAGCGAATCAAGCAGTTCAACATTGTTCCCGACGTTCTACCCAAGCTGGAACCCACCGCCGACGTACAGCTTTACTTTCGCCAATCCAAGATTGCCCCTGGCGACATTGTCAACAGCCAGGTCAGCGAGAATGCGCCGCGCCTGCGCGTCCAAGTCTTCAACAAGGGCGAGCGCCTGGTCACCGTAGTCGTTGTGGACTCGGACGTCCCGGACATCGAAGGCGACAGCTTCACCAAGCGATGCCACTACCTGGCTGCCAACATCCCCCTCAGCCCCACCGACACGTCTCTCCCGCTGGGCAAAATCGTCGCCGAGGACCAGCTGGCCGTCCCCTGGATGCCTGCCTTTTCGCAGAAAGGCGCCCCGTACCACCGACTGGGCATCTACCTGCTCGAGCAGCGcgccggcgacaaggtcgacgTCGCCGCGCTGAAGGAGCTATACGCTGCACGCGGCGGATTCTCCCTCAAGTCGATGCGTGACAAGTTTGGCCTCGCGCCCTTTGGCTTCAGCCTGTTCCGGTCCGTCTGGGACGAGAACACGGCCGCTGTCATGGCCCGCCACGGCATCTCCGGTGCCGATGTCGAGTTGCGGCCCACGCGTGTGCACAGCCTGAAGCCGCCCGTCAAGCCGCGCGGTTGGGAGGCCAAGCGACAGGGGCCCAAGTACCGCCACCTTTGGAAGTATACCAAGCGTATCAAGGGCATTTCCAACGCCAAGGGCTGGATCAAGCGGAGGTGA
- the N7BM gene encoding NADH dehydrogenase [ubiquinone] 1 alpha subcomplex subunit N7BM yields the protein MSTLPRTLSNLRKVGIKDYFRQMLYIGDTKYGRLVGTDRAGNKFFENMEELPLRTRWVEYAKHDYDAAQIEPGWHAWISYSVDKPPTEDALIATGLRKFEKPYAIPNYTQTRAAFKTYSTTKPKVSAWEPVAAQRT from the exons ATGTCGACTCTTCCCCGTACATTGAGCAACCTGCGCAAGGTTGGCATCAAG GATTACTTCCGCCAAATGCTG TATATCG GCGACACCAAATACGGCCGCCTGGTAGGCACCGATCGCGCCGGCAACAAATTCTTTGAAAACATGGAAGAATTACCCCTCCGTACACGCTGGGTCGAATACGCCAAGCACGACTACGACGCCGCTCAGATCGAACCAGGCTGGCACGCATGGATCTCGTACTCTGTGGACAAGCCGCCCACCGAGGATGCGTTGATCGCTACAGGCTTGAGGAAGTTTGAGAAACCATATGCCATTCCGAACTATACTCAGACTAGGGCCGCGTTCAAGACGTACAGCAC GACCAAGCCCAAGGTTTCGGCATGGGAGCCCGTTGCTGCGCAGAGGACGTAA
- the gcvH gene encoding Glycine cleavage system H protein, whose translation MASIAYSLRAVARPAVMRFAPRAAVRTFTTSRMALAKKYTKDHEWVDLSADRKSATIGISQYASDQLGDVVYVELPETTGDFVEAGDAIGAVESVKSASDINAPIKCKVVQGNVLLEEKPSTINQVPEDDSNGGGWIVKVEVDEHGAKEFDELMDAEAYKTFTSE comes from the exons ATGGCTTCAATTGCCTACTCTTTGCGCGCCGTCGCCCGGCCCGCGGTTATGCGCTTTGCTCCCCGCGCTGCTGTCCGCACCTTTACGACTTCTCGCATGG CCCTCGCCAAGAAGTACACCAAGGACCACGAATGGGTCGACCTCTCCGCCGACCGCAAATCCGCCACCATTGGCATCTCCCAGTACGCCTCCGACCAGCTCGGCGACGTTGTCTACGTCGAGCTCCCGGAGACCACGGGCGACTTTGTCGAGGCCGGTGACgccattggcgccgtcgaGTCCGTCAAGTCGGCCAGCGACATCAACGCCCCCATCAAGTGCAAGGTCGTCCAGGGCAAtgtgctgctggaggagaagCCCTCCACCATCAACCAGGTCCCCGAGGACGAtagcaatggcggcggctggattgtcaaggtcgaggtcgacgaGCATGGTGCCAAGGAGTTTGATGAGCTGATGGATGCCGAGGCCTACAAGACTTTCACGTCGGAGTAA
- the spg1 gene encoding Septum-promoting GTP-binding protein 1, whose product MEMDHQVPATPVQGHDDTLGGIEGSPHIASNNGFHHQHNPSLDQSTPTSPRQDDDPAHRYTPPVSGPSHSRPASGLSNPTHQNHSDYRQGSNEPPNGRNHVVIKVGMVGDAQIGKTSLMVKYVEGSWDEDYIQTLGVNFMEKTISIRNTEITFSIWDLGGQREFVNMLPLVCNDAVAILFMFDLTRKSTLNSIKEWYRQGRGFNKTAIPILVGTKYDHFVNFPIQDQEEISNQARRFAKAMRASLIFSSTSHSINVQKIFKIVLSKAFDLKCTIPEIENVGEPLLLYQSV is encoded by the exons atggaaatGGACCACCAGGTGCCAGCGACACCTGTCCAGGGCCACGACGATACACTTGGCGGCATCGAAGGCTCTCCCCATATTGCTTCTAATAATGGCTTTCACCACCAGCACAACCCATCACTAGACCAGTCAACGCCCACCAGCCCgcgacaagacgacgacCCCGCCCATCGATATACTCCTCCCGTCTCGGGGCCCTCACACTCACGGCCGGCCAGTGGCCTATCCAACCCGACACACCAGAATCACAGCGACTATAGGCAAGGGTCTAATGAGCCGCCAAACGGCCGAAACCATGTCGTGATCAAGGTTGGCATGGTTGGCGACGCCCAGATTGGCAAGACCTCCCTGATGGTCAAGTACGTAGAGGGCAGCTGGGACGAAGATTATATTCAGACCCTAGGTGTCAACTTTATGGAAAAGACCATTTCCATCAGGAACACAGAAATCACTTTTTCCATTTGGGATCTGGGTGGCCAGCGCGAGTTTGTCAATATGCTGCCGTTGGTGTGTAACGATGCCGTGGCTATCCTTTTCATGTTTGACTTGACAAGGAAGAGCACACTTAACAGCATCAAGGAGTGGTATCGGCAAGGCCGAGGATTTAATAAGACGGCAATTCCAATCTTGGTGGGCACAAAGTATGACCACTTTGTCAACTTTCCCATTCAAGACCAGGAGGAGATTTCCAATCAG GCGAGAAGATTTGCCAAGGCGATGAGAGCATCATTGATCTTTTCGAGTACCAGTCACAGCATCAATGTGCAAAAG ATTTTCAAGATTGTTCTATCAAAAGCGTTCGACTTGAAGTGTACGATCCCCGAAATCGAAAACGTCGGCGAACCTCTTCTGCTTTATCAGTCAGTCTGA
- the PGS1 gene encoding CDP-diacylglycerol--glycerol-3-phosphate 3-phosphatidyltransferase, which yields MAPSFDLRGEDIRVIRTPAEFYETLKDRIRNAKRRIFLSTLYIGKSEKELIETLRDALSRNPELKLDILTDGLRGTREAPDSSCASLLAPLVTEFGAERVEIRMYHTPNLTGLRKKYIPKRINEGWGLQHMKLYGVDDEIIMSGANLSTDYFTNRQDRYHLFSSGEVTEHFWRIHSGVASFSFLVEPSREDAGFTLTWPRTNSAPCPLEDPQSFIKSSSQTLKALVAPQAEKLPKGDFSNTRVYMLGQFSQVMKPDESTELPVITHILKQLALPQYRGSSWTFTAGYFNPAPSLTRLLIGTASTNNTVITAAPEANGFYKSKGVSGLLPDAYVLLARRFLDNISQSRRDQDIVLKEWRLGTAGHVGGWTYHAKGLWVTMPGETSPSMSIIGSSNYTKRSYSHDLEVGALIVTRDESLKRQLGDEQSWLQEHSKRVTRDDFAKNERRVGLQVRIAMWIVSLVGGAL from the exons ATGGCGCCGAGCTTTGATCTGAGAGGGGAGGACATTCGTGTTATTAGAACGCCGGCGGAATTCTACGAAACCTTGAAG GACCGCATACGCAATGCCAAACGACGAATCTTCCTATCAACTCTTTATATCGGAAAATCCGAGAAGGAGCTTATCGAAACCCTGAGGGATGCACTTTCGCGCAACCCAGAGCTGAAACTGGACATATTGACAGACGGTCTGCGCGGTACGAGAGAGGCACCTGATTCATCGTGCGCGTCGTTGTTGGCACCGCTCGTTACGGAGTTTGGCGCAGAAAGAGTCGAGATCCGCATGTACCACACGCCGAACTTGACGGGGTTGAGAAAGAAGTACATCCCGAAGAGGATTAACGAGGGCTGGGGCCTGCAGCACATGAAGCTCTATGGTGTCGATGACGAGATCATCATGTCAGG TGCGAATCTCTCCACGGACTACTTCACCAACAGACAGGATAGGTACCACCTCTTTTCGTCCGGAGAGGTTACCGAACACTTTTGGCGCATTCATAGCGGAGTTGCGTCGTTTAGCTTTCTGGTCGAGCCTTCGCGGGAGGATGCCGGATTCACGCTCACTTGGCCTCGGACCAATTCTGCGCCATGTCCCCTCGAGGATCCGCAGTCCTTCATCAAGAGCTCGAGCCAGACGTTGAAGGCACTGGTTGCGCCCCAAGCAGAAAAGCTGCCCAAGGGCGACTTTAGCAATACGAGGGTATACATGCTAGGGCAATTCTCCCAAGTCATGAAACCGGACGAGTCTACCGAACTGCCTGTCATTACACACATCCTGAAACAGCTCGCCCTGCCTCAATATCGCGGCTCGTCGTGGACCTTTACAGCCGGCTATTTCAACCCAGCGCCGTCGCTGACCAGACTCCTCATCGGCACAGCATCCACCAACAACACCGTCATTACGGCCGCCCCCGAAGCAAACGGCTTCTACAAGTCAAAGGGTGTTTCGGGCCTCCTCCCCGACGCGTACGTCCTTCTCGCCCGCCGCTTCCTGGACAACATCAGCCAAAGCCGCCGCGACCAGGACATTGTTCTGAAGGAGTGGCGGCTAGGGACGGCGGGCCACGTTGGCGGATGGACATATCACGCCAAGGGCCTCTGGGTGACGATGCCGGGGGAGACGTCTCCATCGATGAGCATCATTGGCAGTTCGAATTATACGAAGCGCAGCTATTCGCATGATTTGGAGGTTGGCGCGCTGATCGTGACGAGGGATGAGTCGTTGAAGAGACAGTTGGGCGATGAGCAGAGCTGGTTGCAGGAGCATTCGAAGAGAGTGACGCGGGatgactttgccaagaacGAGAGGAGGGTTGGGCTGCAGGTGAGAATAGCAATGTGGATTGTGTCGTTGGTGGGTGGTGCATTGTAG
- the yml6 gene encoding 54S ribosomal protein yml6, translating to MAALRVSAKPTTLSKSISRSMATEAPARDLTRSANTQSLVQSWNPVSTVPVTVHSFPSLEPTSLEQWSVQHLYLPLRRDILHHAITFEGDNTRQGTASSKTRYEVHGSHRKVRPQKGSGRARLGTRQSPVLRGGGKTFGPKPRDFGTKLNRKVYDKAWRTALSYRYRRGELIICEDGMELALPPDFEMLADKYMRDGLRETYLQKYMTGVLRTLGLGRADGRTLFVTGDPRDRLYEAMEQVPWEGRALDVEDVDVKDLLETGKVVMERSVLKEMIERHQSDLITRIAVGGLAKSAPSTGEVVL from the exons ATGGCTGCACTGCGGGTGTCGGCCAAG CCCACCACCCTCAGCAAGTCCATCTCAAGATCAATGGCCACGGAGGCGCCCGCCCGAGATCTCACCCGATCCGCAAACACACAATCCCTCGTCCAGTCCTGGAACCCAG TCTCAACCGTCCCCGTCACAGTCCACAGCTTCCCCTCGCTCGAACCAACCTCCCTCGAGCAGTGGTCCGTCCAGCACCTCTACCTCCCCCTCCGGCGCGACATCCTGCACCACGCAATCACCTTTGAAGGCGACAACACGCGCCAGGGCACCGCCTCCAGCAAAACCCGCTACGAAGTCCACGGCTCCCACCGCAAGGTGCGTCCTCAGAAGGGTTCGGGTCGCGCCCGTCTCGGCACCAGGCAGAGCCCCGTCctccgtggcggcggcaagaccTTTGGCCCCAAGCCCCGCGACTTCGGCACCAAGCTCAACCGCAAGGTCTACGACAAGGCCTGGCGGACAGCCCTCAGCTACCGGTACAGACGGGGCGAGCTGATCATCTGCGAGGACGGGATGGAGCTCGCCCTGCCGCCGGACTTTGAAATGCTCGCCGACAAGTACATGCGGGACGGGCTGCGGGAGACGTACCTCCAAAAATACATGACGGGCGTTTTACGCACGCTGGGTCTGGGGCGCGCCGACGGACGGACGCTGTTTGTCACGGGCGATCCGAGGGACAGGCTGTACGAGGCCATGGAGCAGGTCCCGTGGGAGGGGCGGGCGCTCGACGTGGAGGACGTTGATGTCAAAGACCTGTTGGAGACGGGCAAGGTTGTCATGGAGAGAAGCGTCTTGAAGGAGATGATTGAGAGGCATCAGAGCGACTTGATCACCCGCATCGCGGTCGGCGGGTTGGCCAAGAGCGCTCCTTCAACTGGCGAGGTAGTGTTGTGA